The genomic stretch AATAACTCTGAAATCAAAGGTTGACTTGCCTGAGACAGTTCAATAGTTCAGGCCAATAGCCTGCTGTAACACTGTCTATAAATGTTTATCTAAGGTAATATGCAATAGACTGAGTCAGATATTACCTAAAATAGTGAGTCCTTCACAGAGTGCTTTTGTCAAGGGAAGGGATATTATTGGCAATATTCTGATTTGTCAAGATTTAATTAAACTTTACAAGAGGAAAGCTTGCTCTCCCATAATCCTTATGAAGTTTGATCTACAAAAAGCTTATAATTCTGTAGAGTGGAGCTTTTTGGATGCAATGACCAAGGCATTGGGTTTCCCTCCTCAGTTTTAGAAGCTTATAATGCAGTGTGTGACTACCCCTACATTCACTTTATCACTTAATGGAGAAAATTTTGGCTTCTTTAAGGGGAAGAGAGGCCTTAGACAAGGAGACCCTCTATCTCCTCTTTTGTTTACTCTTTGCTTGGAGTATTTGATTAGGATTTTAATGGTGGTTCAGCAACATGAGAAGTTCCAATATCATCCTCTATGCAATAGGATCAAGCTTTCACACTTATGTTTTGCTGATGACTTAATCTTGTTCTACAAAGGGGATAAACAGTCTATCCAGTTACTCTTccaagcttttgattatttttctAAAGCTACAGGACTGGAGATGAACAGGAGTAAGTCTAGTTTTATTGCAATGGCATGGACAGTCAGTTGATTAATGAGATTGAATCCATGTTTGGCATGAAAAGGGGCATAGTACCTTTTAAATATTTATTGGTCTGTGTCTCCCCAAAAAGATTATCTGTTCTTGATTGTCAGTGTTTGGTGGATAAGGTTGTGGAGAGGGTGAGACGTCTGGGGGCTAGGAAGTTGTCCTATGCAGGCAGGATAGTGCTCATTAAAGCTGTCTTATCAACTCTTCATAGCTATTGAGCTCGCATTTTTATTCTGCCTAAGACAGTCATAAAGAAGATTGAAGCCATCTACAGGAAATTCCTTTGGCATGGCAATGAGATGAAGGAAAGCCCCTCCCTAGTTGCTTGGGAACACATCTGTAAACCCTTGAAACAGGGTGTATAAGGCTTTAAAGATTTACAGTGCTGGAATATTGCAACCATTGGGAAATATGCCTGGTGGGTGGCAAACAAGGAGGATCATCTATGGGTTCGGTGGGTCCATGCCATTTATATTAAGCAACATCATTGGCAGGATTATAAACCAGGAATTGGCAGTAGTTGCgcttggaggaagatttgtcaaGTAAAAGACAGGCTCCATCAGTTGATTTTCCCCTCTGGTTCTGTTTATAGCATTAAAGGTGGTTATAATTGGCTCAAGCCTGAATGTGAGAAGGTTCCTTGGTATCCATGGATACTCAATAAGTGGATTGTGCCCAAGCATAGTTTCTTGTGTTGGTTAGTGGCTCGTAGGAGACTCCTAACACAGGATAGACTTGTTACTATGGGTGTGCTCACCCAGAATTTATGCTATCTTTGTGGTTTACAGGAGGAGAGTCATCAACACCTTTTCTTTGAATGTAGTTACAGCCTGAAATGCATTCAAGTTGTGAGTGCCTGGTGTTTGGTTGAACTGCCACAAAAGGACTGCATCCAGTGGTGGATTGAGTGGAGACAGTCCTCTCTGTGCAGGAAGAAGATTGTAGCAGTTATTTTAGCTTGCAGTATGTATCAACTCTGGTCTGTTCGCAATACTTGCAGACTTGAGGGGTACCTACAAAGACCAGAAAGATTTGGACAGTTTGTGAAGCAGGAGAGTATTCGTAGGCTGAAGAATGTAGAGCTTAAATGTAAGAATAGTAGAGTAATGCAATGGGTTGATAATATCTTGTATTGTTGAGTTAGTTGCAGGATAGCTCAAATGATGAAGATGTAATATGTATTTTGGTTCTTGGTTTATTAATGAAATcacttacattttcccaaaaaaaaaaataattatattgatataattattaaaataaagtttttttaataattattttattattaaatattataaaagttatataaaattgactttttagttgaatttttaattttaagtaataaaaaaataattttttaactatattttcaaatataatatataaatatcaatatttttaataaaattcatgattttcccttgacccaacgggtcgacccgttcgggtcgggtctcgaccctaaaataacgggtcatttcgggttcgggtcaaacgggtcgcgggtcgaaaaaaccgggtttgtaaccctaaaaAACGGATCGGGCGGGTCgagttttcgggtcgggtcgagttttgacaggtctagaTACATATTAATGCAATTGCAATGCTATTTCAAAAGGGTGAAAATTGTACTGCTAGTTGTTTATCATAACAACTAATTATTTCTTACAGGAGTTTACAAAAGGCTTGTGTAGTTCTTGTCACTAATTATTTCTTCAGATATGTTGTTTATATTAGTCCGTAATTTTTATCATCTAAACTTTGATAAATGAGAGCAATTTAATCTCTCTGAAAACAtacccaaaaaataaaataaagcgaATATCATAAAGTTAATCAATTGGTTTCCTTTTTGCAAAAGAGATTTTATCTCTTACGCAAGTTATATAAGTAGCG from Silene latifolia isolate original U9 population chromosome 5, ASM4854445v1, whole genome shotgun sequence encodes the following:
- the LOC141655437 gene encoding uncharacterized protein LOC141655437 gives rise to the protein MQCVTTPTFTLSLNGENFGFFKGKRGLRQGDPLSPLLFTLCLEYLIRILMVVQQHEKFQYHPLCNRIKLSHLCFADDLILFYKGDKQSIQLLFQAFDYFSKATGLEMNRSKSSFIAMAWTCLVDKVVERVRRLGARKLSYAGRIVLIKACWNIATIGKYAWWVANKEDHLWVRWVHAIYIKQHHWQDYKPGIGSSCAWRKICQVKDRLHQLIFPSGSVYSIKGGYNWLKPECEKVPWYPWILNKWIVPKHSFLCWLVARRRLLTQDRLVTMGVLTQNLCYLCGLQEESHQHLFFECSYSLKCIQVVSAWCLVELPQKDCIQWWIEWRQSSLCRKKIVAVILACSMYQLWSVRNTCRLEGYLQRPERFGQFVKQESIRRLKNVELKCKNSRVMQWVDNILYC